Below is a window of Escherichia coli DSM 30083 = JCM 1649 = ATCC 11775 DNA.
TAACGGTTTTCTTGCGTTTGCTTACCGGCATCAGACGTGCGCGAGCGCCCGCTTCGTCGATAACATCAATCGCTTTATCCGGCAGATGACGATCGTTAATGTATTTCACCGCCAGCTCTACCGCCGCACGCACCGCTTTTGCGGTATAACGCACGTCGTGGTGCGCTTCATACTTCGGTTTCAGGCCATTGATGATTTGAACAGTTTCTTCGATTGACGGTTCAGTAATATCAATTTTCTGGAAGCGACGCGCCAGAGCACGGTCTTTCTCAAAAATGTTGCTGAACTCCTGATAGGTTGTCGAACCAATTACGCGGATTTTACCGCTGGAGAGCAACGGTTTGATCAGGTTAGCCGCATCGACCTGGCCACCAGACGCTGCACCCGCACCGATAATGGTGTGGATCTCATCAATAAACAGGATGCTATTAGTGTCTTGCTCCAGCTGCTTGAGCAACGCTTTAAAACGTTTTTCAAAGTCGCCGCGATATTTTGTGCCCGCTAACAGAGAACCGATATCGAGAGAGTAAATCGTACAGTCAGCCATCACTTCCGGCACATCGCCCTGAACAATTCGCCATGCAAGCCCCTCCGCAATCGCGGTTTTACCGACACCAGACTCCCCCACCAGCAGCGGGTTGTTTTTACGGCGACGGCAGAGAACCTGAATAGCACGCTCCAGCTCCTTCTCACGACCAATCAGTGGGTCGATTCCGCCCACTCGCGCAAGCTGATTCAGGTTCGTCGTGAAATTCTCCATACGTTCCTCCCCACCAGCTTGTTCTTCGCTGTTTGGCTGGCTGCCAGGATCAGAAGACTGTGTCGGCTCGTCTTTACGCGTGCCATGAGAGATAAAGTTCACCACATCAAGACGGCTGACTTCATGTTTGCGCAACAGATATGCCGCCTGCGACTCCTGTTCGCTAAAGATAGCGACCAGAACGTTTGCACCGGTAACCTCATTGCGACCGGAGGACTGGACATGGAAGACCGCACGTTGCAGTACACGCTGAAAACTCAGCGTCGGCTGTGTGTCGCGCTCCTCTTCACTGGCAGGCAGAACGGGTGTGGTTTGTTCAATAAAGGCTTCCAGTTCCTGACGGAGCGCAACCAAATCCACAGAACACGCTTCCAGCGCCTCCCGGGCAGATGGGTTACTGAGCAGCGCCAGTAACAAGTGCTCGACGGTCATAAACTCATGACGGTGCTCGCGCGCTCTGGCGAAAGCCATATTTAAACTGAGTTCCAGTTCTTGATTGAGCATAGGCACCTCCCCCAATTTTTATGCCTGCATTCAGGCTTTTTCTAGCGTACACAGCAATGGATGCTCATTCTCCCTCGCGTACTTGTTCACCATCGCCACTTTGGTTTCTGCAACCTCAGCGGTAAAGACTCCGCAAATGGCCTTCCCCTGGTAGTGAACAGCGAGCATCAATTGCGTTGCACGTTCTACATCATAAGAAAAGAATTTTTGTAACACGTCAATAACAAACTCCATCGGAGTATAATCATCATTGACTAATATCACTTTATACATAGATGGCGGTTTTAGCGCGTCGCGAACTTTTTCTTCCGCCAGTTGATCAAAGTCCAGCCAGTCGTTCGTTTTACCCATTGTCAGTTATCATCTTCGGTTACGGTTATCGGCAGAACGCCCTGCCGCTGACAAGAGCTTATTTGCCTGACCAATTTACTCCACATGATAGATAACTATCATCTATCGTTAGCATCAGCGACATCTGTCACATTCCTGTCAATAGCGTTAACTGCTTCAAATTTTTGATTCATACCTGCCCCCTGGCCCCTGTCAAATGCTTGACGGCTCGCCCTAATTCTCTAAATTGTATTTCTAGAGTTGGCGAGGTTTTGAACAGCCCCCTCTCTGACCCCGGTTTATTCCATCTTACTTGTATAAGATTTGCGAAGGATGTCGAAGCATGGAAAAGGGTACTGTTAAGTGGTTCAACAATGCCAAAGGGTTTGGTTTCATCTGCCCTGAAGGCGGCGGCGAAGATATTTTCGCTCATTATTCCACCATTCAGATGGATGGTTACAGAACGCTAAAAGCTGGACAATCCGTTCAGTTTGATGTCCACCAGGGGCCAAAAGGCAATCACGCCAGTGTTATTGTGCCCGTCGAAGTAGAAGCGGCAGTCGCATAGCTCTTCTGTCTCATTGTGTACATCCTAAAGGCAAAATGCCAGCCCGATCGGCTGGCATTTTTATCTCAAAAATTACTCTCGTGCCAGAGCATCTACTGGATCCAGTCGTGCCGCATTTCGTGCGGGTAACCAGCCAAATAAAATCCCGGTGACCGTCGAGCAGAGAAACGCCAGCAGCAGCGCTAACGGTGAAAAACCAATCTCCCAGCCGGGTAAGAAAAGCTGCAAGGTGAAAGCAATTAACAGTGACAGTGTTATTCCCAACGCGCCACCAACCAGGCAAACCAGTACGGCTTCGATCAAAAACTGTTGCAAAACATCGCTTGCTCGCGCACCTACAGCCATGCGAATGCCAATTTCCCGCGTCCGCTCGGTCACTGACACCAGCATAATATTCATTACACCAATACCGCCCACCACCAGCGAAATCACCGCCACCAGCGTCAGAAACAGTTGTAAAGTACGTGTGGTCTTTTCAACGGTTTTCAAGACGCCATCCATGTTCCAGGTAAAGAAATCCTTCTTACCGTGGCGCAGTGAAAGTAAACGCGTGAGTTGCTGTTCCGCCTCAGCGCTGTCAAAGCCTTCTTTCACCCTGACAGTAATGGAGTTCAGCCACGACTGCCCCATAACTCGCCCGGACATCGTGCTGTATGGCAGCCAGACACGCAGCACTTTACTGCTACCAAACATCGACTGTTTTTCTTCCGCCACACCAATGACTCTGGCGGGCATATTGCCGACCAGAATCACCTCGCCAACCACATCTGCTTTATGGGGGAAAAGCTGGCGGCGAGTATTACTGTCGAGAACCACGACCTGCGCACGACCGTTCAGCTGCTCCTGATTAAAGGTGTTCCCTTCACTGAAGGTCATGCCATAGACATTAAAATAATCGCCGCTCACGCCATTGGCACTGGCAGCCACATCAACATTGTTATAACGCAGGCGCAGGTTTTGCGAGACGGCGGGCGTGGCAGAGGCAACCCACGGTTGTTTTTGGATGGCGATTAAGTCGTCGTACTTCAGCGCCTGCTGATATTGCGGATCGTCATCGCCAAAATCTTTCCCGGGATAGACATCAATAGTATTCGTACCAATAGAACGAATATCCGCCAGCACCATTTGTTTAGCGGCGTCGCCCACCACGACAATGGAAACCACCGACGCAATACCGATAATAATCCCCAGCATGGTCAGTAAAGTACGCATTTTATTCGCTGCCAGCGCCCGCCATGCCATCGTCAGCGCCTCGTTAAAACCGCTGACAAACTGCCGCCAGCCAGACGCCGTGTTGACAACAGGTTCCGTTCCGCCAGTAGCATTCACTTTTTCAACGGCGGGAGGATTGCGCACAATTTCGCCGTCGCGAATTTCGATCACCCGCTCGGCCTGAGCAGCAACCTGCGGATCGTGGGTGACGATAATCACCGTATGCCCGCGATCGCGCAGCTGATGCAGGATCGCCATCACCTCTTCGCCAGAATGGCTGTCCAGTGCGCCGGTCGGTTCATCGGCAAGAATTACCTGACCGCCGTTCATCAATGCCCGCGCGATGCTGACGCGCTGTTGCTGGCCACCCGAAAGCTGTGCCGGGTAATACTCTGTACGGTCTTCCAGCCCCAGTCGTTGCAGTAACTCCTGGGCGCGAAGCAGCCGCTGTTTCCGCTCAAGACCGGCATAGACGGCGGGTACTTCAACGTTCTGCTCGGCGGTTAAATGCGAAAGCAAATGGTAACGCTGGAAAATAAAGCCGAAATGCTCGCGGCGCAGTTGCGCCAGCGCATCGGCGTCCAGCGTGGCAACATCCTGACCGGCTACGCGATAGGTGCCGCTGGTGGCCTTATCCAGGCAGCCGAGAATATTCATCAGGGTCGATTTACCGGAACCCGAAGCGCCGACAATCGCCACCATCTCACCAGCATAAATATCGAGGCTGATGCCCTTCAGCACCTCAACCTGCTCATCACCGGCAGGATAGCTGCGACGAATATCCTTTAATTCGAGCAAGGGTGTCATTGCGCAGCTCCTGGTTTGGCCTCACCAATCACCACTTCATCGCCCGCTTCCAGCCCTTTGACAATCTCAACATCGGTATCGTTACGTGCGCCAATCGTCACTTCACGCTCGCGTGTTTCACCATTACGCAACAATTTGACTTTATAACGATTATCGCCAACCGGATCGCCTAACGCCGACAGAGGGATCGTCAGCACATTTTTCACATCGGTGAGCTGAATATGCACTTGCGCGGTCATATCCAGCCGCAGTAAACCATTGGGGTTGGGTACTTCAAAACGGGCGTAATAGAAAATAGCGTCGTTAATCTTTTCCGGCGTCGGTAGCACATCCTTGATTTGCCCCTCGTAGCGCGTCAGTGGATCGCCAAGCACCGTAAACCAGGCTTTTTGCCCCGGCTTCAGGTGGATTACATCCGCTTCAGAAACCTGCGCTTTTACCAGCATGGTGCTCATATCTGCCAGCGTCAGAATGTTCGGTGCTTGTTGTGCGGCAATCACCGTCTGGCCTTGCAGAGTGGTGATTTGCGTGACTTCCCCGGCCATCGGGGCAACGATGCGGGTGTAATCGAGATTGGTTTTAGCCGTATCGAGAGAGGCCTGATTGCGCTTGATTTGCGCGTCAATGGTGCCAATTTGCGCCTGTTTCACAGCCATCTCCGTCGCGGCGTTATCGAGATCCTGCTGTGAAACCGCTTGCGTTTGTGCAAGACGTTGCTGACGGGAATACGTCACCCGCGCCAGTTTCAGCTCCGCTTCCGCCTGCTGCCGCTGCGCGCGTAGCTCCATCAGCATTGCTTCCACCTCCTTGATCTGGTTTTCAGCCTGTTCAGGATCAATAACCCCTAAAAGCTGGTCTTTTTTTACTTTATCGCCAATCGCCACCGACAGCGTTTTCAACTGACCGCTGACCTGCGCGCCCACGTCAACCTTACGCAGCGCGTCCAGCTTTCCGGTCGCCAGCACGCTTTGCTGTAAATCACCGGGGCGCACAATCAGCGTCTGATAAGTCGGCACGGGTGCGTTAAGAATTCTCCATAACGTAATCAGCCCGGCGATGACTATCACCATCGCAATAACGTAACGCTTCTTCACGGTTTTCCGCTTTTTCATAAATATTCTGAATACTCCATATGCCAATCCGGGTCATTAACTTCAACGAAATATCAACAAAACCCTAAAATTTACGTTAATAATCACACTATTGATGTTTGGTTAAGATACGCAATGGTTAAATCGACGTCATGTATAACCATTGATTTCATGAATATGTCGCAGTTAACTGAACGGACCTTTACGCCATCTGAATCTCTCAGCAGCCTGTCACTTTTTCTTAGTCTGGCACGAGGACAGTGTCGGCCGGGTAAATTCTGGCATCGCCGTAGTTTTCGCCAGAAATTTTTGCTGCGCTCGTTGATTATGCCGCGTTTAAGCGTTGAGTGGATGAACGAACTTTCCCACTGGCCTAATCTCAATGTGTTGTTAACGCGCCAGCCGCGACTGCCTGTACGTCTACATCGCCCTTACCTTGCGGCGAATCTTAGCCGTAAGCAATTGCTGGAGGCGTTACGTTACCATTATGCGTTACTCCGCGGGTGTATGTCGGCGGAAGAATTCAGCTTATATTTGAATACCCCCGGGCTGCAACTGGCGAAGCTGGAAGGCAAAAACGGCGAGCAGTTCACGCTTGAGCTGACCATGATGATCTCAATGGATAAAGAAGGTGACAGCACCATCCTGTTCCGCAACAGCGAAGGTATTCCTCTGGCAGAGCTCACTTTTACCCTGTGTGAATATCAGGGGAAAAGGACGATGTTTATTGGCGGACTGCAAGGCGCAAAATGGGAAATTCCACACCAGGAAATCCAGAATGCGACGAAAGCCTGCCACGGGCTATTTCCCAAACGCCTCGTGATGGAAGCGGCCTGTCTGTTTGCCCAACGTTTGCAGGTAGAGCAGATTATTGCCGTCAGCAATGAAACGCATATTTACCGCAGCCTGCGTTATCGCGATAAAGAGGGCAAGATCCATGCCGATTACAACGCTTTCTGGGAATCGGTTGGCGGCGTATGTGATGCTGAACGCCATTACCGCCTTCCAGCACAGATAGCACGAAAAGAGATTGCCGAAATCGCCAGTAAAAAACGGGCTGAATACCGTCGGCGCTATGAGATGCTCGACGCTATTCAGCCACAAATGGCCACGATGTTTTGTAGTTAGTCGGCCCGACCGCGCGCCAGCCACAGCACGCGTGAGAACATTTTTTTCAGCAGCGTCGGTACGGAGTCCACACCACGACGTCCGGCCTCCATTGCCACTTCAATGGCAAGATCGGGTTTGGAAGAGCGATGGATCGCTTTCGAGATAACTTTGCGCAGATTCATCGGTATATTTTCCGGGATTTGCGCCACGCGGTGGAACACATCGGAAAATCCCTGGCGATACATAAAATGTTCCATATCCAGCGCCGGTAACGCCGTTAAATGTTCTCGTTCGGCTTCCCGATCGTTATTCAACAGGCTGCGTACCGTAGCGGCATATTTCTTCCCTGCTTCATCGCCATCGACCAGTACATGCCATTCAATCCCCATTCGCCGGGCAAATTTAACCAGTGGCTTTAGTCCGGACTGGGCAAACTCAATGACCTTGATCCCTTCGGCATCAAAATGATGTCCGCACTGACGCGCCAGTTCATTGATAACCCAGGTTTCCGTTTCCCCTTCCACCAGCAGCCAACAGCGGGCAAACAGCGATGACGGACGGTTAAAACGAATGTGAAAGGAGATGCGTCGGCTATCTTCGGTACTCAAGCCACTCGGTCCCAGACGCCAGGCGGCAACGCGCGAGGACTCACGTACCAGTCGGCAAACATGCTCTACCGGCGTTAACGAAAGCAGCTCGCCAGAGTTGGTGGTGGCAATGCGCTGCAATGGCAGAAGATTCAACAGATGCCAGGCAACTGAAAGCATAATGGGGTGTAAACGGGTTTCTGGATCTTCGATCAGCAACAATGGACGGGCGTCTTTATCCAGTCGCAATGTGCCTTTTGCCTGCAATAAAGTAGCAAACAGGCCGAGCAAAATAACCCGATACGAGCGCCCTCCAGGTCGGTCAATCATCCGGTTGATGATATCCAGATAGCGCCAGCTTCGTTGCTCATTGCTGGCTCGCCGCCGCATTAAACGATATCGCGCCTGTCCAGCTCCCTGCTCAGAAAAATAATGCTCAAGAAGTTGCACCATTGCGGAAAGTCCCTGACGAATCTGCCCATCAGAGAGATTTTGCGGATGTGAGGATAATTCACGGGCGAGGAAATCGAGCTGGCGCGCGGTGACTTCCACATTGGGGACATTTGGCACCGTGCCGTTACGAATACGGCGCATAAAACGGGCATCACGCAAGCGCAGCACCGGCATTAAACGCACCAGATGACGAGCCTGATCGTTAATATCCTCAACATCAATCGGATGTCCGTCTTTATCGAGAAAACTGCGCAGTGTCATCACGCTGCCGTCTTCCGCACTCTCCCCTTCCAGACGATAAAAAATACGGTGATAACCATCGGTGCATGGCGTCCAGCACGCTTCCAGCGGCCGATAGCGGCGAACCCGATGTCGGCCTGGCAGCGATTCGCGGAAGGTCAAAATAATATGCAGATGATGTTCTCGCCCGTTGATATCTCCCGGCGGGAACCAGAAATCATCGCGCTCAAAATGGTAGAGATCTGATTCTGGCGATAGCAGCAGGGTTAAGGCGTCCAGCAAGCTGGATTTACCCCACGCGTTCTCCCCAATCAGGACGTTGTTTTGTTCCAGCATCAACGACAAACGGTTGATACCGCGAAAACCCACAATTTCAACGCGCTCAAGAATCATATCCCCTCCAGAAATATGTGACTTATCCTTTACGCTGGCAGTATAACGGGAAAGGCCATGCTAATACGTGATGACATCACATTTAAGCATGGCAAATGTCTGAAAAATGAGCGAATAATCGCGTTATACTCCCTCTTGCTGATAAGCCTGCAAAAACAACAAAATCAAATAATTAGCATGATAAATTATTTTTTATTACGCCTAAAGGATTAAATCTTTCGCTTGCACTACACTGTCAATCAGACAAATGACTATATGGGGCAACCCGCTGTTGCCTTAAATCAAATTTACTGGATTTATTTATCTGGTGAATGACTTGCCTTCGTTTTTAAAATAGCCGCGCATTATTTCCGTCGTCACTTTTTTACGACGACCCTATAAAACGACCATATTTTTCACAGGGTCAATTTTTAATTGAGGTGGATATGTTCAGAAAATTAGCAGCTGAATGTTTTGGTACTTTCTGGCTTGTTTTTGGCGGCTGTGGTAGTGCCGTACTGGCCGCAGGCTTCCCGGAATTAGGCATTGGTTTTGCCGGCGTGGCGTTGGCGTTCGGTCTGACCGTTCTGACAATGGCCTTTGCTGTTGGTCATATTTCTGGTGGTCATTTTAACCCGGCGGTCACTATTGGTTTATGGGCTGGCGGACGTTTCCCGGCAAAAGAAGTCGTTGGCTACGTAATTGCCCAGGTTGTCGGCGGTATTGTTGCGGCGGCGCTGCTGTATTTAATTGCCAGTGGTAAAACGGGTTTTGACGCGGCAGCCAGCGGTTTTGCTTCTAACGGTTATGGCGAGCATTCACCAGGCGGTTATTCCATGCTTTCCGCGCTGGTAGTTGAACTGGTATTGAGTGCAGGTTTCCTGCTGGTGATCCACGGCGCAACTGACAAATTCGCTCCTGCTGGTTTTGCGCCAATTGCCATTGGTCTGGCCTTAACCCTGATTCACTTAATCAGTATTCCGGTGACTAACACTTCCGTTAACCCGGCGCGCAGTACTGCGGTTGCTATCTTCCAGGGCGGCTGGGCATTAGAACAACTGTGGTTCTTCTGGGTGGTGCCAATTGTCGGCGGTATTATCGGTGGTCTGATTTACCGGACTCTACTGGAAAAACGCGATTAATTAGCATTGGCATGTTGTCTGCCCTGGTGGTTTTATCTTCGACGTTACAAACCGCACGGGTGTTGGTGGCGTTAAAATCGCCGAGGCGTTCCCCGAAGGCCGGGGGTGCAGGGGGCGGCGGCGACTGGCCGCTCCCTGCGCCAGTGGCTTTATATGGCATTGCACATGAAAGGAGCGCAACAACGCTAAACACTCATATAGAATTAAAAATCCCCCTCTGATGCATAACATTTCCTTTTAATTGCAACTTTACTCGTCCTTCTGCTTTCAGTAGTGTGTCATCGCGCATTTCGAATCTTCTTTGCAAGGACTGGGTTTTCATGTTTTCTGGGCTGTTAATCATTCTGGTTCCCCTGATTGTGGGTTACCTCATTCCGCTTCGCCAAAAAGCTGCATTAAGAGTTATTAATCAGCTATTAAGTTGGATGGTTTACCTTATTCTCTTTTTTATGGGTATCAGTCTGGCGTTTCTCGATAACCTCGCCAGTAACTTGTTGGCAATTCTGCATTATTCTGCCGTCAGTATTACCGTTATTTTACTGTGTAATATTGCCGCCCTGATGTGGCTGGAGCGCGGCCTGCCATGGCGCAACCACCATCATCAAGAAAAACTCCCGTCGCGTATTGCGATGGCGCTGGAGTCGCTAAAACTGTGCGGCGTAGTAGTGATTGGTTTTGCCATTGGTCTGAGTGGACTGGCTTTCTTACAACACGCGACCGAAGCCAGTGAATACACCTTAATTCTGCTACTTTTCCTCGTCGGTATTCAGTTGCGCAATAATGGCATGACCTTAAAGCAGATTGTCCTTAATCGCCGGGGAATGATTGTCGCCGTGGTGGTGGTTGCCAGTTCATTAATTGGTGGTTTAATTAACGCCTTTATTCTTGATCTTCCCATCAATACCGCGCTGGCAATGGCCTCCGGTTTCGGCTGGTATTCTCTTTCCGGTATTTTATTGACCGAATCTTTTGGTCCGGTAATCGGGAGCGCGGCGTTTTTTAATGATCTGGCCCGTGAGCTGATTGCTATTATGTTAATCCCTGGGCTGATTCGCCGTAGCCGCTCTACTGCACTGGGCTTATGCGGTGCGACGTCGATGGATTTCACCCTGCCCGTTCTTCAACGTACAGGCGGGCTGGATATGGTCCCGGCGGCGATTGTTCACGGTTTTATTCTTAGTCTGTTAGTGCCGATTCTCATCGCCTTTTTCTCTGCATAATACCTCTCTGGCGGTAGATCTCTGCCGCCAAAATTGCGCTAAATCAATCTCCCTTAAAGTTGCATTAAAAATCTCTTTTATCCCCGCGTTAAGCGTCTTAACCTTAAACATGTATATTAAATATAACTTTAAAAGGTGTGATCATGTTTTGTGTGCAATGTGAACAAACTATCCGTACTCCGGCAGGAAACGGCTGCTCATACGCGCAGGGGATGTGTGGTAAAACGGCGGAAACCTCTGACCTTCAGGATTTACTCATCGCGGCGCTGCAAGGGCTTTCGGCCTGGGCAGTGAAAGCACGTGAATACGGCATCATCAACCACGATGTAGACAGCTTTGCGCCACGTGCCTTTTTCTCAACCCTGACCAACGTTAACTTCGATTCTCCGCGTATTGTCGGCTACGCTCGTGAAGCGATTGCCCTGCGCGAGGCGCTGAAAGCACAATGCCTGGCTGTAGATGCCAACGCCCGCGTCGATAACCCGATGGCTGACCTGCAACTGGTGAGCGACGATCTCGGCGAGCTGCAACGTCAGGCAGCAGAATTTACCCCTAACAAAGATAAAGCGGCGATTGGCGAAAACATTCTCGGCCTGCGTCTGCTGTGCCTGTATGGCCTGAAAGGTGCGGCGGCCTATATGGAACACGCGCATGTTCTCGGTCAATACGACAACGATATTTATGCCCAGTACCATAAAATCATGGCGTGGCTGGGGACCTGGCCTGCCGATATGAACGCGCTTCTTGAGTGTTCAATGGAAATCGGCCAGATGAATTTCAAAGTGATGAGCATTCTGGATGCAGGCGAAACCGGTAAATACGGTCACCCGACCCCAACCCAGGTCAATGTCAAAGCGACGGCGGGTAAATGCATTCTGATTTCCGGTCACGATCTCAAAGATCTCTACAACCTGCTGGAACAGACCGAAGGCACGGGCGTTAATGTCTACACCCACGGCGAAATGCTGCCTGCGCATGGTTACCCGGAGTTGCGTAAATTCAAGCATCTGGTCGGTAACTACGGCAGCGGCTGGCAGAATCAGCAAGTGGAGTTCGCTCGTTTCCCAGGCCCCATCGTGATGACCTCGAACTGCATCATCGACCCAACCGTAGGCGCTTATGACGATCGTATCTGGACCCGCAGCATCGTTGGCTGGCCGGGTGTGCGTCATCTGGATGGCGAAGATTTCTCTGCAGTCATTGCCCAGGCGCAACAGATGGCGGGCTTCCCGTACAGCGAAATTCCGCACCTGATCACCGTGGGCTTTGGTCGCCAGACACTGCTTGGCGCAGCCGATACGCTGATTGATCTGGTGAGCCGTGAAAAACTGCGTCATATCTTCCTGCTTGGCGGCTGTGACGGCGCACGCGGCGAGCGTCACTACTTCACCGATTTCGCCACCAGCGTGCCGGATGACTGCCTGATCCTGACCCTCGCTTGCGGTAAATATCGCTTTAATAAACTTGAGTTTGGCGATATCGAAGGTCTGCCGCGTCTGGTAGATGCTGGTCAGTGTAACGATGCTTACTCAGCAATTATTCTGGCGGTAACGCTGGCAGAGAAACTGGGCTGTGGGGTGAACGATCTGCCGCTGTCGCTGGTGCTCTCCTGGTTTGAACAGAAAGCGATTGTCATTCTGCTGACGCTGCTTTCTCTGGGTGTGAAAAATATCGTCACCGGCCCGACTGCACCTGGTTTCCTGACACCAGACCTGCTGGCGGTGCTGAACGAGAAATTCGGCCTGCGTTCTATCACCACTGTTGAAGAAGACATGAAGCAACTGTTGAGCGCGTAAGGAGTTTGTCGATGACGATGCCAACGAATCAATGCCCGTGGCGGATGCAGGTTCATCACATTACGCAAGAAACGCCGGATGTGTGGACGATTTCCCTGATTTG
It encodes the following:
- the lysO gene encoding L-lysine exporter LysO; this translates as MFSGLLIILVPLIVGYLIPLRQKAALRVINQLLSWMVYLILFFMGISLAFLDNLASNLLAILHYSAVSITVILLCNIAALMWLERGLPWRNHHHQEKLPSRIAMALESLKLCGVVVIGFAIGLSGLAFLQHATEASEYTLILLLFLVGIQLRNNGMTLKQIVLNRRGMIVAVVVVASSLIGGLINAFILDLPINTALAMASGFGWYSLSGILLTESFGPVIGSAAFFNDLARELIAIMLIPGLIRRSRSTALGLCGATSMDFTLPVLQRTGGLDMVPAAIVHGFILSLLVPILIAFFSA
- the hcp gene encoding hydroxylamine reductase, which codes for MFCVQCEQTIRTPAGNGCSYAQGMCGKTAETSDLQDLLIAALQGLSAWAVKAREYGIINHDVDSFAPRAFFSTLTNVNFDSPRIVGYAREAIALREALKAQCLAVDANARVDNPMADLQLVSDDLGELQRQAAEFTPNKDKAAIGENILGLRLLCLYGLKGAAAYMEHAHVLGQYDNDIYAQYHKIMAWLGTWPADMNALLECSMEIGQMNFKVMSILDAGETGKYGHPTPTQVNVKATAGKCILISGHDLKDLYNLLEQTEGTGVNVYTHGEMLPAHGYPELRKFKHLVGNYGSGWQNQQVEFARFPGPIVMTSNCIIDPTVGAYDDRIWTRSIVGWPGVRHLDGEDFSAVIAQAQQMAGFPYSEIPHLITVGFGRQTLLGAADTLIDLVSREKLRHIFLLGGCDGARGERHYFTDFATSVPDDCLILTLACGKYRFNKLEFGDIEGLPRLVDAGQCNDAYSAIILAVTLAEKLGCGVNDLPLSLVLSWFEQKAIVILLTLLSLGVKNIVTGPTAPGFLTPDLLAVLNEKFGLRSITTVEEDMKQLLSA